The proteins below are encoded in one region of Oryzias melastigma strain HK-1 linkage group LG7, ASM292280v2, whole genome shotgun sequence:
- the LOC112159780 gene encoding uncharacterized protein LOC112159780, whose product MRVCPSLICCLFLTALQNRDSLVDAQTNIYTRREGEDITVRCKLTFSGDRRLFCKETCEGGNILIDTYRSEDQRERYSIKYEYRFIGSSILDVTITKLRKSDSGLYRCELQEDWFPNSEDNFKLLVREASVTSAPTTQISSVQTTMTITTTIESTTKSLDSTSTSHQTTNQKPRSGILLYVGLTLVGLIFMFSVALLIFTRSRRSKQKKDPPSETQYANINLKNQEIRENASSPVRISTVYANVKYKNGQRSDSTDVYSLADCPQNKAEDHSIKYSVIQFPVSAPPSSAPCGHKDNDIYSSA is encoded by the exons cagctctgcagaacaGAGACTCTCTGGTTGATGCACAAACCAACATCTATACAAGACGTGAAGGAGAAGACATCACTGTTAGATGTAAACTCACATTTTCAGGGGACAGGAGGCTGTTCTGTAAGGAAACATGTGAAGGAGGAAACATTCTCATAGACACATATAGATCTGAAGATCAGAGAGAAAGATACAGCATTAAATATGAATACCGCTTTATTGGATCAAGTATTCTAGATGTGACGATCACTAAACTCAGAAAGTCAGACTCAGGTTTGTACAGATGTGAGCTACAAGAAGACTGGTTTCCAAATTCAGAAGACAACTTTAAACTTCTTGTTAGAGAAG CTTCAGTAACTTCAGCCCCAACTACACAGATATCTTCAGTCCAGACGACGATgacaataacaacaacaatagAATCAACAACAAAGAGTTTAGACTCCACATCAACCTCACATCAAACCACAAACCAAAAACCAAGATCAG GCATTCTGCTCTATGTGGGTCTGACTCTGGTGGGCCTGATCTTCATGTTTTCAGTGGCTTTGCTGATTTTCACCAGGAGCAGGAgatccaaacagaaaaagg ATCCTCCCTCAGAAACACAGTATGCTAACATCAATCTG aaaaaccaGGAGATCAGGGAGAACGCGTCGTCTCCTGTGAGAATATCTACTGTGTACGCTAACGTAAAATATAAGAATGGCCAGAGATCGGACAGCACAGACGTGTACAGCCTCGCCGACTGTCCTCAGAACAAA GCTGAAGACCACTCCATAAAATACTCTGTAATCCAGTTCCCCGTATCAGCTCCACCCAGCAGCGCCCCCTGTGGTCACAAAGATAATGACATTTACTCATCTGCTTAG